One genomic region from Lycorma delicatula isolate Av1 chromosome 1, ASM4794821v1, whole genome shotgun sequence encodes:
- the LOC142326687 gene encoding uncharacterized protein LOC142326687, translated as MKIGLFCSKMSTNHIKNDIILSIGRRIVQLVQINSLYDEFEGCVEQNVVAETEFSSSDTDDKDMDKDYIPDEPTNSSSDEGSNLPTTQTTEARNSAFYEGRNSTTQSSEITPLKEGGKGELSRKRKCNCSEWNKNVAKIRRNSGKRYVSASGKEISEITLHPPCNTKCRLSCSDKISHLQRQE; from the exons ATGAAGATTGGATTGTTTTGTTCAAAAATGTCAACTAATCAcataaaaaatgacataatattATCAATAGGCAGAAGAATAGTTCAACTTGTTCAAATTAATTCTCTTTATGATGAGTTTGAag gTTGTGTAGAACAAAATGTAGTAGCTGAAACTGAATTTTCTTCAAGTGACACCGATGACAAAGACATGGATAAGGACTATATTCCAGATGAACCTACGAACTCATCTTCTGATGAAGGTAGTAATCTTCCTACAACACAAACCACTGAAGCTAGAAACTCAGCTTTCTATGAAGGTAGGAATTCTACGACACAATCATCTGAAATTACACCACTTAAGGAAGGTGGAAAAGGCGAGTTATCAAGAAAACGCAAGTGTAATTGTTCTGAGTGGAATAAAAATGTAGCAAAAATAAGGAGAAATTCTGGAAAACGTTATGTTAGTGCTTCTGGTaaagaaatttcagaaataaCATTACACCCACCTTGCAATACTAAATGTAGGTTATCTTGCAGtgataaaatttcacatttacagAGGCAGGAGTAA